The proteins below are encoded in one region of Paraburkholderia phenazinium:
- a CDS encoding DNA topoisomerase IV subunit B, with protein MSTKKPNAAYSEASIKVLKGLEPVKQRPGMYTRTENPLHIIQEVIDNASDEALGGYGRQITVTLHADQSVSVDDDGRGIPFGMHPEEGVPVVEIVFTRLHAGGKFDKAAGGAYTFSGGLHGVGVSVTNALSTRLDVTVWRDGKVAELGFANGDVARQLTVRPAAKGEKKSGTRVTAWANPKYFDSPNLPLSELQRLLRSKAVLLPGVEVTLVNEKTGERQTWKYEDGLRGYLLEGMNGSDLLIPLFEGERYAESSRSNEETFAEGEGAAWVVAWSEEGTLTRESYVNLIPTPAGGTHESGLRDGLFQAVKSFVELHNLQPKGVKLLAEDVFARVSFVLSAKVLDPQFQGQIKERLNSRDAVKLVSSFSRPALELWLNQHVEHGKKLADLVIKQAQARTRAGQKVEKRKSSGVAVLPGKLTDCESTDISRNELFLVEGDSAGGSAKMGRDKEYQAILPLRGKVLNTWETERDRLFANNEVHDISVAIGVDPHSPDDHIDLSNLRYGKICILSDADVDGSHIQVLLLTLFFKHFPQLIERGHVCVARPPLFRVDAPARGKKPAQKLYALDEGELEAILDKLRKDGVRETQWSISRFKGLGEMSAEQLWDTTMNPDTRRLSPVALGELDYDSTVARMTMLMGKGEAASRRSWLEEKGNEVEADI; from the coding sequence ATGTCTACGAAAAAGCCAAACGCCGCGTATAGCGAAGCGTCGATCAAGGTGTTGAAGGGCCTCGAGCCGGTCAAGCAACGACCCGGCATGTACACCCGCACCGAAAATCCGCTGCACATCATTCAGGAAGTCATCGACAACGCATCGGACGAAGCCCTCGGCGGCTACGGCCGCCAGATCACGGTCACGCTGCACGCGGACCAGTCGGTGTCCGTCGACGACGACGGCCGCGGCATCCCCTTCGGCATGCACCCGGAAGAAGGCGTGCCGGTCGTCGAAATCGTCTTCACGCGCCTGCACGCAGGCGGCAAGTTCGACAAGGCCGCGGGCGGCGCCTACACGTTCTCGGGCGGTCTGCACGGGGTGGGCGTCTCGGTCACCAACGCCCTGTCCACGCGCCTCGACGTTACCGTCTGGCGCGACGGCAAGGTCGCCGAACTGGGCTTTGCCAACGGCGATGTGGCCAGGCAACTAACTGTCCGGCCGGCCGCCAAAGGCGAGAAGAAATCCGGCACACGCGTCACCGCATGGGCCAATCCGAAGTACTTCGACTCGCCGAACCTGCCGCTCAGCGAACTGCAGCGTCTGCTGCGCTCGAAAGCGGTGTTGTTGCCGGGCGTCGAGGTCACGCTCGTCAACGAGAAAACCGGCGAGCGCCAAACCTGGAAGTATGAAGACGGTCTGCGCGGCTATCTGCTCGAAGGCATGAACGGTAGCGACCTGCTGATTCCGCTCTTCGAAGGCGAACGGTACGCCGAGAGTTCGCGCTCGAACGAAGAAACCTTTGCGGAAGGCGAGGGCGCGGCCTGGGTGGTAGCCTGGAGCGAAGAAGGCACGCTCACGCGCGAGTCCTACGTCAACCTGATTCCGACACCCGCAGGCGGCACGCACGAATCGGGGCTGCGTGACGGTCTGTTCCAGGCGGTCAAGAGCTTCGTCGAACTGCACAATCTGCAGCCGAAGGGTGTCAAGTTGCTCGCGGAAGACGTGTTCGCGCGCGTGTCGTTTGTGCTGTCCGCGAAGGTGCTCGATCCGCAGTTCCAAGGGCAGATCAAAGAGCGTTTGAACAGCCGCGACGCGGTGAAACTGGTGTCGTCGTTCTCGCGTCCTGCGCTTGAATTGTGGCTGAATCAGCATGTCGAGCATGGCAAAAAACTCGCGGATCTCGTCATCAAGCAGGCGCAAGCCCGCACGCGTGCCGGCCAGAAGGTCGAGAAACGCAAAAGCTCGGGCGTGGCCGTGCTGCCGGGCAAGCTGACCGATTGCGAATCCACGGATATCTCGCGCAACGAACTGTTCCTCGTCGAAGGCGATTCGGCCGGCGGGTCTGCCAAGATGGGGCGAGACAAGGAATATCAGGCCATCCTCCCTTTGCGCGGCAAAGTGCTGAACACATGGGAAACCGAGCGCGATCGCCTCTTTGCCAATAACGAGGTGCACGACATTTCGGTGGCCATCGGCGTTGATCCGCACAGCCCCGACGACCACATCGATCTGTCCAATCTGCGCTACGGCAAGATCTGCATTCTGTCCGACGCGGACGTGGACGGTTCGCACATCCAGGTATTGCTGCTGACGTTGTTCTTCAAGCACTTCCCGCAACTGATCGAACGCGGTCACGTGTGTGTGGCGCGTCCGCCGCTGTTCCGCGTCGATGCACCTGCACGCGGCAAGAAGCCCGCGCAGAAGCTGTACGCGCTTGACGAAGGCGAGCTCGAAGCGATCCTCGACAAGCTGCGCAAGGACGGCGTGCGCGAAACGCAGTGGTCCATCAGCCGCTTCAAAGGCTTGGGTGAAATGAGCGCGGAGCAGTTGTGGGACACCACGATGAACCCGGACACGCGGCGTCTGTCACCGGTCGCGTTGGGCGAGCTCGACTACGACAGCACCGTCGCCCGCATGACGATGCTGATGGGCAAGGGCGAAGCGGCGTCGCGGCGCAGCTGGCTCGAAGAAAAGGGTAACGAAGTCGAAGCGGATATCTGA
- a CDS encoding ASCH domain-containing protein — translation MPHHALSIVKPAVDDILEGRKLVEIRSWAPPALPLIDLVLVQNDVFLRQDGQEDPKGVALALVDVVATHDWTPEEALSQGKQWCAGYICWELRNVRTIDPAVQCVAKRGIYALELIATPEA, via the coding sequence ATGCCACATCACGCGCTGTCGATTGTGAAGCCCGCCGTCGATGACATATTGGAGGGAAGGAAGCTTGTAGAAATTCGCTCTTGGGCTCCTCCCGCGCTCCCCCTGATTGACCTCGTACTGGTGCAAAACGATGTTTTCTTGCGGCAGGACGGGCAGGAAGACCCCAAAGGCGTCGCTCTCGCATTGGTCGACGTTGTTGCGACGCACGATTGGACGCCAGAAGAGGCTCTATCGCAAGGCAAGCAATGGTGTGCGGGCTATATTTGCTGGGAGTTGCGGAATGTGCGAACGATTGATCCGGCTGTTCAATGCGTCGCAAAGCGAGGGATTTACGCGTTGGAGTTAATTGCCACCCCAGAAGCATAG
- a CDS encoding ATP-binding cassette domain-containing protein produces MSLYTITGAQLAFGHVALLDHADFSLEAGERVGLIGRNGAGKSSLLKIVADLSKPDDGLVTRQQGLTSVYVPQEPEFDTDDTVFDAVAAGLTHARTLLDEYDAVANQLADEPEGQEHDSLMSRMNTLQSALDHADAWNWSTRVSTTLQQIGLNGEARVGSLSGGMQKRVALARALVVQPDVLLLDEPTNHLDFEGIRWLEELLVSLRAGLLFITHDRAFLDRVATRIVELDRGRLLSYPGNFTAYQTRKAQQLEIEQVEAAKFDKLLAQEEVWIRKGVEARRTRSVGRIARLEQMRKDRAERRNVQGNVKLDVGQGERSGKIVAELTDVTKRYGSRTVVDNFTATVMRGDKIGFVGPNGAGKTTLLKLILGELPADEGTVRVGTNLQVAYFDQMRAQLDLDKSLSDTISPGSEWVEVNGQKKHVMSYLGDFLFAPERARSPVKSLSGGERNRLLLARLFARPANVLVLDEPTNDLDIPTLELLEELLTEYDGTVLLVSHDRAFLDNVATSVIASEGAGKWREYVGGFTDWQIQRDRSQQMAQEAQKETAREATSKDGGAPASRNTQQRAAKLSFKEQRELEALPAQIAALEAEQKTIGGQLEDGSIFAKDAAEGTRLTARYAAIDDELLAAMERWEELESRRK; encoded by the coding sequence ATGTCGCTTTACACCATTACCGGGGCGCAGCTGGCGTTCGGTCACGTCGCGTTGCTCGATCACGCGGATTTCTCTCTTGAAGCGGGCGAACGCGTCGGGCTGATCGGTCGCAACGGGGCGGGCAAGTCGTCGTTGCTGAAGATCGTCGCAGATCTGAGCAAGCCGGATGACGGCCTCGTCACGCGCCAGCAGGGCCTGACTTCGGTCTACGTGCCGCAGGAGCCGGAGTTCGATACGGACGACACGGTGTTCGACGCGGTCGCCGCCGGTCTTACTCATGCCCGCACGCTGCTGGATGAATACGACGCGGTCGCCAACCAGCTCGCCGACGAGCCCGAAGGCCAGGAGCACGACTCGCTCATGTCGCGCATGAACACACTGCAGTCGGCGCTGGACCATGCCGACGCCTGGAACTGGAGTACGCGCGTGTCCACCACGCTGCAGCAGATCGGTTTGAACGGAGAGGCGCGGGTCGGCTCGCTGTCGGGCGGCATGCAAAAGCGCGTGGCGCTGGCTCGGGCGCTGGTCGTGCAGCCGGACGTGCTGCTGCTGGACGAACCGACCAACCACCTCGACTTCGAAGGCATTCGCTGGCTCGAAGAACTGCTGGTTTCGCTGCGGGCCGGCCTGCTGTTCATTACCCACGATCGCGCGTTTCTCGACCGGGTCGCTACGCGCATCGTCGAACTGGATCGCGGTCGTCTGCTGTCGTATCCGGGCAATTTCACCGCTTACCAGACGCGCAAGGCGCAGCAGCTTGAAATCGAGCAGGTGGAAGCGGCCAAGTTCGACAAGCTGCTCGCGCAGGAAGAAGTGTGGATCCGTAAGGGCGTCGAAGCGCGCCGTACGCGTAGCGTGGGCCGGATTGCCCGGCTCGAGCAGATGCGCAAGGATCGCGCGGAGCGCCGTAACGTGCAGGGCAACGTCAAGCTGGACGTGGGTCAGGGCGAGAGGTCCGGCAAGATCGTCGCCGAACTGACCGATGTGACCAAGCGCTATGGTTCGCGCACGGTAGTGGACAATTTCACGGCCACAGTCATGCGCGGCGACAAGATCGGCTTCGTCGGCCCGAATGGCGCGGGTAAAACCACGCTGCTGAAGCTGATCCTCGGCGAGTTGCCGGCGGACGAAGGCACGGTGCGCGTGGGCACCAATCTGCAAGTCGCCTATTTCGACCAGATGCGCGCGCAACTCGATCTGGACAAGAGTCTTTCGGACACTATCAGTCCGGGTAGCGAGTGGGTTGAAGTCAACGGCCAGAAAAAGCACGTGATGAGCTATCTCGGCGACTTCCTGTTCGCGCCGGAACGCGCTCGTTCGCCGGTCAAGTCGCTGTCGGGCGGTGAGCGTAACCGTCTGCTGCTGGCGCGTCTGTTCGCGCGGCCGGCCAACGTGCTGGTGCTCGACGAACCGACCAACGACCTCGATATTCCCACCCTCGAACTGCTCGAAGAACTGCTCACGGAATACGACGGCACCGTGCTGCTGGTCAGCCATGATCGCGCGTTCCTGGACAACGTCGCGACCTCGGTGATCGCCTCGGAAGGGGCGGGCAAGTGGCGCGAGTATGTCGGCGGCTTTACGGACTGGCAGATCCAGCGCGACCGCTCGCAGCAGATGGCGCAGGAAGCGCAAAAGGAAACCGCCAGGGAAGCGACCTCGAAGGACGGCGGGGCGCCCGCGAGCCGCAACACGCAGCAGCGTGCCGCCAAGCTGTCGTTCAAGGAGCAGCGCGAGCTCGAGGCGTTGCCGGCGCAGATCGCCGCACTTGAGGCTGAGCAGAAGACGATTGGTGGACAGCTCGAAGACGGTTCGATCTTCGCGAAGGATGCGGCGGAAGGTACGAGGCTGACGGCGCGCTATGCGGCGATCGACGATGAGCTGCTGGCGGCGATGGAGCGGTGGGAGGAGCTGGAGAGCCGGCGGAAGTGA
- a CDS encoding response regulator: protein MPTENAARMLIADDDPNLLDAYVLFFSAQGYDIQTAGDGVEALDAYRAWRPGVVVLDIQMPLMDGREVAREIRRLQSTPFPLLVAATALASPSEQAESIRSGFDHHLVKPIKLPLLLTTIATGRQSGKDSAP from the coding sequence ATGCCTACTGAGAACGCAGCGCGTATGCTTATCGCGGACGACGACCCGAATTTGCTGGACGCATACGTGCTGTTCTTCAGTGCGCAAGGTTACGACATTCAAACGGCCGGCGATGGAGTCGAAGCGCTTGACGCATACCGTGCGTGGCGGCCAGGTGTCGTTGTTCTCGACATCCAGATGCCCCTTATGGACGGACGCGAGGTGGCAAGAGAGATTCGGCGCTTGCAATCCACACCCTTCCCGCTACTGGTGGCGGCCACCGCGCTGGCATCGCCCTCCGAACAGGCTGAATCAATCAGATCAGGGTTCGACCATCACCTTGTGAAACCTATCAAGCTGCCCCTCCTTTTGACCACCATAGCGACCGGCCGTCAGTCCGGTAAAGATTCAGCCCCCTAG
- a CDS encoding rubredoxin yields the protein MSEVIVEYKSWVCLICGWIYNEEEGLPEDGIAAGTRFADIPEDWRCPLCDVGKAEFAVVEF from the coding sequence GTGAGCGAAGTTATTGTTGAGTACAAAAGCTGGGTCTGCCTGATTTGCGGCTGGATCTATAACGAGGAAGAAGGTCTGCCGGAGGACGGTATCGCCGCGGGCACGCGCTTCGCCGATATCCCCGAGGATTGGCGCTGCCCGCTGTGCGATGTGGGTAAGGCGGAGTTTGCGGTTGTGGAGTTTTGA
- a CDS encoding HEPN domain-containing protein — protein sequence MSTARDQLVGRIGAIQSVLSDPLSTDISPVPTPNSPAVVIRNGCMVMLFSALEGFLRDRSLECAKAIDQAAVPYTHLPAGLKAASLIATFEGLGNLPRGLPMSEKLSEFEQAAVAVASGAMGQPYQFTHYSFGRDKSNITSDDVSKIAKSFGVDNFWKAAGIVSQKAGMAMPGNVDEVFKQLARERHKAAHVPSHNVPHSQLVAALPQALTLALSFDTLVSAATKRLSTSQIAHGVLPTLVTGADVDFLTLKPRRAGRWAAFVPNRVKALFTEADFNAALVQATSTASSRHLSVVCQDSTGRASVWRTVLG from the coding sequence ATGTCGACCGCGCGTGATCAGCTTGTCGGGAGAATCGGAGCTATCCAAAGCGTCCTGTCCGATCCTCTGTCTACCGATATCTCTCCAGTGCCTACTCCGAATAGCCCTGCGGTCGTTATACGAAACGGTTGCATGGTTATGCTGTTCAGTGCGTTGGAGGGCTTTCTCCGAGATCGAAGTCTGGAGTGCGCGAAAGCTATTGATCAAGCGGCGGTACCATATACGCATTTGCCCGCCGGCCTGAAAGCTGCGTCGCTGATCGCGACATTCGAAGGGCTCGGAAATCTACCTCGTGGGTTACCGATGAGCGAAAAACTTTCCGAATTCGAGCAAGCCGCTGTGGCCGTTGCATCGGGTGCGATGGGGCAGCCCTACCAGTTCACGCATTATTCGTTCGGTCGCGACAAATCCAATATTACCTCGGACGATGTCTCAAAGATTGCGAAGAGCTTTGGTGTCGACAATTTCTGGAAGGCGGCCGGCATTGTGAGTCAGAAGGCGGGCATGGCAATGCCGGGGAACGTTGATGAGGTATTTAAGCAATTGGCACGAGAGCGTCACAAAGCGGCGCACGTGCCGTCTCACAATGTCCCGCATAGCCAACTCGTGGCAGCATTGCCGCAAGCGCTTACACTTGCTCTCAGCTTTGACACGCTTGTTTCTGCAGCGACCAAGCGTCTGAGCACGTCACAGATCGCGCATGGTGTTTTGCCGACATTGGTTACCGGCGCGGACGTCGATTTTTTGACGCTCAAGCCACGCAGGGCTGGACGTTGGGCCGCGTTCGTCCCCAACCGAGTCAAAGCGCTGTTTACTGAGGCGGACTTTAATGCTGCCCTGGTGCAGGCTACGTCAACTGCAAGTTCGAGGCATCTGTCGGTAGTTTGCCAAGATTCGACTGGCCGAGCTTCAGTTTGGAGAACTGTTCTGGGCTGA
- a CDS encoding DUF262 domain-containing protein: MAAPANTSQKEIEITRIFNAAQDRLVLQASDMSLETVAAMVEKGAIDTQPSYQRRERWSPKRQSALIESFLLNIPIPPVYLAEEAYGKYTVIDGKQRLSTITRFMRNKFSLGELEKFTALTGFTFEKLPTEPRNALEIRPYVRVITLLKQSDPDLKYEVFERLNTGGEALYAQEIRNAAFRGKLNDLLFELSTSNFLRQQLKISKNNEPAYLQMQDVEYVLRFITMRDSWTNFSGDYRRSMDKFMEKNRDPSPVQLGAIRKVFLDALTRCEVFWGADAFKRYDGASARNQFLAGMYDAQMVGVSLLSAAKVKKLTLRVPQIRRATRKLFEGGQFEGWVRSGTNTRSSVEGRIGAIKNMLDSIA; this comes from the coding sequence ATGGCTGCCCCCGCTAATACATCTCAGAAAGAGATCGAAATTACGAGGATCTTCAACGCTGCTCAGGATCGTCTCGTCTTGCAGGCTTCCGATATGTCGTTGGAGACAGTAGCGGCGATGGTTGAGAAGGGAGCAATCGATACGCAGCCGTCGTATCAGCGGCGAGAGCGCTGGAGTCCAAAACGGCAGTCCGCGTTAATTGAGTCGTTCCTGCTGAACATTCCGATTCCACCCGTATATCTCGCTGAGGAGGCATACGGCAAGTACACCGTGATTGACGGGAAACAGCGTTTATCAACTATTACCCGGTTCATGCGGAACAAGTTTTCGCTGGGTGAGTTGGAGAAATTTACCGCGCTGACGGGATTCACTTTTGAGAAGCTACCGACCGAGCCTAGAAATGCGCTCGAGATTCGCCCTTATGTTCGCGTAATCACACTACTGAAGCAGTCCGACCCGGACCTGAAGTACGAGGTCTTTGAGCGCCTCAATACGGGAGGCGAGGCTCTTTATGCGCAAGAAATCAGAAATGCGGCTTTTCGAGGAAAGCTAAACGATCTTCTGTTCGAGCTTTCAACCTCTAATTTTTTACGACAGCAACTGAAAATTTCGAAAAACAACGAGCCTGCATATCTTCAGATGCAGGACGTAGAGTACGTCTTGCGCTTTATTACTATGCGTGACTCGTGGACGAATTTCTCGGGTGACTACCGGAGGTCCATGGACAAGTTTATGGAGAAGAATCGCGATCCTTCTCCCGTCCAGCTTGGAGCTATCAGGAAAGTATTCCTAGATGCGCTTACCCGTTGTGAAGTGTTTTGGGGAGCGGACGCCTTTAAGAGATACGATGGAGCGTCTGCACGTAACCAATTCCTCGCCGGCATGTATGACGCACAGATGGTCGGTGTATCCCTACTGAGCGCCGCTAAAGTGAAAAAGCTGACGTTGAGGGTTCCACAGATTCGCAGGGCCACGAGGAAGCTATTTGAAGGTGGACAGTTCGAGGGGTGGGTACGTTCGGGCACGAATACCCGTTCTAGTGTTGAAGGTCGTATAGGCGCGATTAAAAACATGCTTGACTCGATAGCGTGA
- the parC gene encoding DNA topoisomerase IV subunit A, which produces MDDNTPDLFTVAPAPGDSLTLGNYAERAYLDYAVSVVKGRALPDVCDGQKPVQRRILFSMNEMGLSDNAKPVKSARVVGDVLGKYHPHGDQSAYDALVRLAQDFSMRYPLIDGQGNFGSRDGDGAAAMRYTEARLTPIAKLLLDEIDQGTVDFMKNYDGEFDEPRLLPGRLPFVLLNGASGIAVGLATEIPSHNLREVAAAAVAMIRNPKLSHAELMQHIPGPDFPGGGQLISSEAEISAAYEAGRGSLKVRARWKIEELARGQWQLVITELPPNTATQKVLEEIEEQTNPKIKLGKKTLTPEQLQTKQTMLALLDAVRDESGKDAPVRLVFEPKSSRIDQTEFVNSLLAHTSLESNASLNLVMVGSDGRPRQKGISEILQEWIGFRFATVTRRTRHRLSKVDDRIHILEGRMIVFLNIDEVIRIIRESDEPKPALIKAFGLSDRQAEDILEIRLRQLARLEKIKIEKELSELRDEKAKLEELLGSESAMKRLLIKEIEGDAKQYGDERRTLIQQEKRATFEARVVDEPVTVVMSQRGWVRALKGHGLDPAGFTFKAGDALYAAFQCRTPDTLIAWGSNGRVYSVAVALLPGGRGDGVPVTSLIELESGSHLMHYYAAPADQALLLASSNGFGFIAKVGDMVSRVKAGKSFMTIDEGAAPLVPMPMLPDATHVACLSGGGRLLVFGLEEMKTLSGGGRGVTLMALDEKETLTQALAIGKAGVVLLGTGRGGKAYEETLSGAALTPHIGKRARKGRAPDSKLKLLGMRPALKA; this is translated from the coding sequence ATGGACGACAACACGCCTGATCTCTTTACGGTGGCGCCGGCGCCTGGCGACTCCCTTACGCTCGGCAACTACGCTGAGCGCGCGTACCTCGACTACGCTGTGAGCGTCGTCAAGGGCCGTGCGCTGCCCGACGTTTGCGACGGCCAGAAGCCGGTGCAGCGGCGCATCCTGTTCTCGATGAACGAGATGGGCCTCTCCGATAACGCGAAGCCGGTCAAATCGGCGCGCGTGGTCGGCGACGTGCTCGGCAAATATCACCCGCACGGCGACCAGTCGGCGTACGACGCACTGGTGCGTCTCGCGCAAGACTTCTCGATGCGCTATCCGCTGATCGACGGCCAGGGCAATTTCGGCTCGCGCGATGGCGACGGCGCGGCGGCAATGCGATACACAGAAGCGCGCTTGACCCCGATCGCCAAGCTGCTGCTCGATGAAATCGACCAGGGCACCGTCGATTTCATGAAGAACTACGACGGCGAATTCGACGAGCCGCGCCTCTTGCCCGGACGTCTGCCGTTCGTGCTGCTCAATGGCGCCTCGGGCATCGCGGTAGGTCTGGCCACAGAGATCCCGTCGCACAATCTGCGTGAAGTGGCCGCTGCAGCAGTCGCGATGATCCGCAATCCGAAGCTCTCGCACGCGGAATTGATGCAGCACATTCCCGGGCCGGACTTCCCCGGCGGTGGTCAGCTCATTTCCAGCGAAGCCGAAATCTCGGCGGCGTATGAGGCGGGGCGCGGCAGTCTGAAGGTGCGTGCGCGCTGGAAGATCGAAGAGCTCGCACGCGGTCAGTGGCAACTCGTGATCACCGAACTGCCGCCGAACACGGCTACGCAGAAAGTGCTCGAAGAAATCGAGGAGCAGACCAATCCCAAGATCAAGCTCGGCAAGAAGACGCTCACGCCCGAGCAGTTGCAGACCAAGCAGACCATGCTCGCGCTGCTCGACGCCGTGCGCGACGAATCGGGCAAGGACGCGCCCGTGCGTCTCGTGTTCGAGCCGAAGTCGAGCCGCATCGATCAGACCGAGTTCGTCAATTCTTTGCTCGCCCATACGAGCCTGGAATCGAACGCTTCGCTGAATCTGGTGATGGTCGGCTCGGATGGCCGGCCGCGTCAGAAGGGCATTTCCGAAATCCTGCAGGAGTGGATCGGCTTCCGCTTTGCCACCGTTACGCGCCGCACGCGCCATCGTTTGAGCAAGGTCGACGACCGGATTCACATCCTCGAAGGCCGGATGATCGTCTTTTTGAATATCGACGAAGTCATCCGCATCATTCGCGAGTCGGACGAACCGAAGCCGGCGCTGATCAAGGCATTCGGGCTGTCCGACCGGCAAGCCGAAGACATCCTTGAAATCCGTCTGCGCCAGTTGGCGCGGCTGGAAAAGATCAAGATCGAGAAGGAACTGTCCGAGTTGCGCGACGAGAAGGCCAAGCTTGAAGAACTGCTCGGCAGCGAATCGGCGATGAAGCGCCTGCTCATCAAGGAAATCGAGGGTGACGCGAAGCAATACGGCGACGAGCGCCGCACGCTGATCCAGCAGGAAAAGCGCGCGACCTTCGAAGCCCGCGTTGTGGATGAACCTGTGACGGTGGTGATGTCGCAGCGAGGCTGGGTGAGGGCGCTAAAGGGTCACGGGCTGGATCCGGCCGGCTTCACCTTCAAGGCCGGCGACGCGCTCTATGCGGCGTTCCAGTGCCGCACGCCCGATACGTTGATCGCATGGGGCAGCAACGGGCGCGTCTATTCGGTCGCGGTGGCGCTGCTGCCGGGCGGCCGCGGCGATGGCGTGCCGGTCACCTCGTTGATCGAACTCGAGTCGGGTAGTCATCTGATGCACTACTACGCGGCGCCCGCGGATCAGGCGTTGCTGCTGGCATCGAGCAATGGCTTCGGCTTCATTGCCAAGGTCGGCGACATGGTGAGCCGCGTGAAGGCCGGCAAGTCCTTCATGACTATCGACGAGGGCGCGGCGCCGCTCGTGCCGATGCCTATGCTCCCGGATGCAACGCACGTCGCGTGTCTGTCGGGCGGTGGCCGTTTGCTGGTGTTCGGCCTCGAGGAGATGAAGACGCTGTCGGGCGGTGGCCGCGGCGTCACGCTGATGGCGCTCGACGAGAAGGAGACGCTCACGCAGGCGCTTGCCATCGGCAAGGCCGGCGTCGTGCTGCTCGGCACGGGCCGCGGTGGTAAAGCGTATGAAGAAACGCTGAGCGGCGCGGCGCTCACACCGCATATCGGCAAACGCGCTCGCAAGGGCCGCGCGCCGGACAGCAAGCTGAAGCTGTTGGGCATGCGGCCTGCGCTGAAGGCTTAA
- a CDS encoding CopD family protein, whose amino-acid sequence MTKAVELALFLHLLGVAVWVGGMVFAHFCLRPALADLSPQLRLPLWESVFGRFFNWVAASVIIILLSGGFMLTQFGGAHASWQLHAMAGLGIVMMLIFGHIRFAVFPRIRRAVQAQNWPDGARAVGTVRRLVVVNLVLGVVTIGVSVLSGAV is encoded by the coding sequence ATGACCAAAGCCGTCGAGCTCGCGCTCTTTTTGCATTTGCTGGGTGTGGCCGTGTGGGTCGGCGGTATGGTCTTCGCACACTTTTGCCTGCGCCCGGCTCTCGCCGATCTCTCGCCGCAACTGCGCCTGCCGCTGTGGGAATCGGTGTTCGGGCGCTTCTTCAACTGGGTCGCCGCTTCGGTAATCATCATCTTGCTGTCGGGCGGCTTCATGCTGACGCAGTTCGGCGGCGCTCATGCGTCGTGGCAACTGCATGCCATGGCGGGTCTCGGCATCGTGATGATGCTGATCTTCGGGCATATCCGCTTTGCCGTGTTTCCGCGTATCCGTCGCGCGGTGCAGGCGCAAAATTGGCCAGATGGTGCGAGGGCAGTCGGAACGGTGCGGCGTCTGGTGGTCGTCAATCTGGTGCTGGGCGTCGTGACGATCGGTGTTTCAGTGTTGTCCGGTGCCGTGTAG
- a CDS encoding sensor histidine kinase, with the protein MRLADFILRDMESILAQWEAFASTLLPAAANMRSSALRDHAQQILEAVAKDLSTSQTSQAQFEKSIGQALKLTGADETAAQTHALLRARGGFDINQLAAEYRALRASVLRLWTKECQPDAAHPEDIIRFNEAIDQAIAESIAFFSAQVDQARNLLLGMLGHDMRSPLQTIQMTASYLAALNAGEKVSVAASRLIRSGVRMQALLDDMLDFNRTRLGLGVNVAPTEGDLAKQLADELDLLRAVHPDRELELDIVGDCQGVWDGRRLQQLLGNLVLNAIKYGSPDAPVRVTLTGEQAEVLLEVKNSGTAIERSTLDRIFDPLQRGPNHLDRNTDSSLGLGLYIAREIAKAHGGGIEARSDETETVFVVRLPHRQ; encoded by the coding sequence ATGCGACTGGCTGACTTTATTCTGCGTGATATGGAAAGCATTCTGGCGCAATGGGAGGCGTTCGCCAGTACGCTATTGCCGGCAGCGGCGAACATGCGATCGTCGGCCTTGCGCGATCACGCGCAACAGATTCTGGAGGCCGTGGCAAAAGACTTGTCAACCTCCCAGACCAGCCAGGCCCAGTTCGAGAAATCGATCGGACAGGCGCTCAAGCTGACCGGGGCCGACGAAACCGCCGCACAAACGCACGCTCTTCTGCGCGCTCGCGGTGGGTTTGACATCAACCAGTTGGCTGCCGAGTACCGCGCGCTTCGCGCCAGCGTGCTTCGGCTGTGGACGAAGGAATGTCAGCCCGACGCCGCTCATCCGGAGGACATCATCCGCTTCAATGAGGCCATCGACCAGGCAATTGCCGAATCGATTGCCTTTTTCAGTGCGCAGGTAGACCAGGCTCGTAACCTGTTGCTTGGAATGCTGGGCCACGACATGCGTAGTCCGCTCCAGACCATCCAGATGACGGCTTCGTATCTCGCAGCGCTGAACGCCGGTGAGAAAGTGTCGGTTGCTGCTTCCCGACTAATCAGAAGTGGCGTGCGTATGCAGGCGCTGCTGGACGACATGCTTGATTTCAACCGAACCAGGCTGGGTTTGGGTGTCAATGTTGCGCCAACCGAGGGAGACCTGGCAAAACAGCTTGCCGATGAATTGGACCTGTTGCGAGCTGTGCACCCGGACCGGGAGCTTGAGCTGGACATCGTTGGCGACTGCCAGGGCGTTTGGGACGGCCGGCGCCTGCAGCAGTTACTTGGTAACCTGGTTCTGAATGCGATCAAATACGGGTCGCCCGACGCGCCGGTGCGTGTAACGCTGACGGGCGAGCAGGCGGAAGTCCTTCTGGAGGTGAAAAACAGCGGGACTGCGATCGAGCGCTCAACCCTCGACAGGATCTTTGATCCGCTCCAGCGTGGCCCGAACCATCTGGACAGAAATACCGATAGTAGCCTGGGGCTCGGACTATATATCGCGCGCGAGATTGCCAAAGCCCACGGGGGCGGCATCGAAGCGCGCTCCGACGAAACAGAAACCGTGTTCGTTGTACGTCTACCCCATCGTCAATAG